A single window of Methylomarinum sp. Ch1-1 DNA harbors:
- a CDS encoding PepSY domain-containing protein: protein MNTKIISGVIMLAAGSAAHVQAADHGLESCIAAAQKQKAGDMLKLEKLKVDGKAMYELEIRDANGFEWEFMCDVESGKITETESEVSSVDSKAFKSKMKVTEEDAAAIALKAHPGVIEEVEYEIESNGDASYEFDIVDDKGVETKVEVDAATGKIIEVSIEEWEIGEEADERR from the coding sequence ATGAACACAAAAATCATCAGTGGTGTAATTATGTTAGCCGCAGGATCGGCCGCTCATGTTCAAGCGGCCGATCATGGCCTGGAAAGCTGCATCGCCGCGGCGCAAAAGCAAAAAGCCGGCGATATGCTCAAGCTGGAGAAGCTGAAGGTAGACGGTAAGGCCATGTACGAACTGGAAATTCGGGACGCCAACGGCTTCGAGTGGGAATTCATGTGCGATGTCGAAAGCGGTAAGATCACCGAAACCGAAAGCGAAGTCAGTTCCGTCGACAGCAAGGCTTTCAAAAGCAAAATGAAAGTGACCGAGGAAGATGCGGCCGCGATTGCGTTGAAGGCCCATCCCGGCGTGATCGAGGAAGTCGAGTACGAAATCGAGTCCAACGGCGACGCGTCCTATGAATTCGACATCGTCGACGACAAAGGCGTCGAAACCAAGGTCGAAGTCGACGCGGCCACCGGCAAGATCATCGAGGTTTCCATCGAGGAATGGGAAATCGGCGAGGAAGCCGACGAAAGAAGATAA
- a CDS encoding PQQ-dependent catabolism-associated beta-propeller protein, which yields MKHFFCAALLLTSSQAFSETLFVTLEKDNALAVVDPIEGKLLKTVPVGQRPRGIAISKDHRHLYIAASDDDTIQVVDTTTFQVVGTLPSGEDPETFALGPSGKRLYVSNEDDSLVTAIDIEPAKAIKKIPVGVEPEPVAVSPDNKWVACASEATNMVHWIDRATLEVVDNTLVDPRPRGLTFTDDSEQLWASSELGGSVSVIDVATRKIIKTLKFHISGVTDDKIQPVGIAIDKERKWAFVALGPANRVALVNAQTLEVEDYFLVGQRVWNLAFSPDQKRLYTTNGVSNDISIIDLEDMKVTKSIGVGRYPWGVAVKP from the coding sequence ATGAAACACTTTTTTTGCGCCGCCCTGCTGTTGACCAGCAGCCAGGCTTTTTCAGAAACGCTATTTGTCACGCTGGAGAAGGACAACGCGCTGGCCGTGGTCGATCCGATTGAAGGCAAACTGCTGAAGACCGTGCCGGTCGGTCAACGTCCGCGCGGTATCGCGATCAGCAAAGATCATCGTCATCTGTATATCGCCGCCAGCGATGACGACACCATTCAAGTCGTCGACACCACCACTTTTCAGGTTGTCGGCACACTGCCTTCGGGCGAGGACCCAGAAACCTTCGCGCTCGGCCCGAGCGGCAAGCGACTCTATGTTTCCAATGAAGATGACAGCCTGGTCACGGCCATCGATATCGAACCGGCCAAGGCGATCAAGAAAATACCGGTCGGCGTCGAACCTGAGCCGGTCGCGGTGAGTCCGGATAATAAATGGGTGGCCTGTGCTTCGGAAGCGACCAATATGGTGCACTGGATCGATCGCGCAACCCTGGAGGTCGTCGACAACACCCTGGTCGACCCGAGACCGCGCGGCCTGACCTTTACCGACGACAGCGAACAGCTCTGGGCCAGTTCGGAGCTAGGCGGCAGCGTCAGCGTCATCGATGTCGCAACCCGCAAAATCATCAAGACGCTGAAATTCCACATATCCGGTGTCACCGACGACAAGATCCAACCGGTCGGCATCGCCATCGACAAGGAGCGAAAATGGGCCTTCGTCGCCCTTGGCCCGGCCAATCGGGTGGCGCTGGTCAATGCGCAAACGCTGGAAGTGGAGGATTATTTTCTGGTCGGCCAACGGGTGTGGAATCTGGCATTTTCGCCTGACCAAAAGCGGCTGTACACGACCAATGGCGTCAGCAACGACATCTCGATCATCGACCTGGAAGACATGAAAGTCACCAAATCCATCGGCGTCGGCCGTTATCCCTGGGGCGTGGCGGTCAAGCCTTAA
- a CDS encoding response regulator: MAAKISVLLVDDHAVVRAGYKTYLGLSEKIGDVFESDRGENACQLYEQHRPDIVVLDISMPGIGGFETMRRLLSRDPQCRVLIFSIHDELIYVARAIKAGAKGYIVKNSVPETLITAVCTIAQGKTFVAPELAQKLAVTMAVEENEDDKIKQLSPREFDIFCLLANGMTTREAAEKLCLSYKTVCNHSTAIKDKLGTKSIAEMTLLASRQGLINSIH, from the coding sequence ATGGCCGCTAAGATCAGTGTCTTATTAGTTGATGATCATGCCGTCGTCCGAGCCGGTTATAAGACCTATCTAGGCCTGTCGGAAAAAATCGGCGACGTCTTTGAAAGCGATCGCGGCGAAAATGCTTGCCAGCTATACGAACAACATCGTCCCGATATCGTAGTGTTGGATATATCGATGCCCGGCATCGGCGGTTTCGAGACCATGCGGCGCTTGCTTAGCCGCGATCCGCAGTGTAGGGTTTTAATCTTCAGTATCCATGATGAACTGATTTATGTCGCCCGCGCCATCAAGGCCGGCGCCAAAGGCTATATCGTTAAAAACAGTGTTCCGGAAACCCTGATCACGGCGGTTTGCACCATAGCCCAAGGAAAAACCTTCGTAGCGCCGGAACTAGCGCAAAAATTGGCTGTCACCATGGCGGTCGAGGAAAATGAAGACGACAAGATCAAACAATTATCGCCGCGCGAGTTCGACATCTTCTGCCTGCTGGCCAACGGCATGACCACACGGGAGGCGGCGGAAAAGCTCTGCCTCAGTTACAAGACGGTTTGCAACCATAGCACCGCGATCAAGGATAAATTGGGTACTAAATCGATTGCGGAAATGACGCTGCTGGCAAGCCGCCAGGGACTGATCAACTCGATACATTAG
- a CDS encoding type II secretion system protein GspD yields the protein MLLNSVKKLIKFLSVMLMLMPFAALDAAKPFEIEELEFKGTRVMDIIRVLSEDARNNIIATPEAGEKKVTIFLKKVTLEQAIRAICRISDLWYRRDESGAFRLMTKEQYSKDLVVGQDDAIRVFQLRNPNVIAIASAIEDLYGDRVEVSYGRNVTGAGGNVGQGNNRFGGRGNAGNNSRRNNSRNRNRNGSGRSGSGTLSRQQTLPEDLTVEQLAALSAGGSQVEAGQLASVSGMSKLIYVTVNTEHNLLIVKTSDPTILKSIASLVEQLDRPQTQVMLEMKIVDIKVGEDFNSLFNFELTDTKLSGDSVNPIILGGAAALSGGGSLVYEFVSQNIKANIELLEQNNRVNVISNPMLVASNHRPATLFVGEERIMVRGYSIDTIDNLNTTRTITTPETELEEIGTTLEITPHINNDGSIHIQLKQENATLNEGAALIPVADGSGGVIDLPVDTVTTARLQGEIFARHGYTVAVGGLIRDSFSRSRRKVPYLADIPVVGNVFRSTEDQDSKSEMVLLITPYVLNQGEEQAAFDPTDKYHHYAPDLAFKSKPLPKDEKDAPPLCGDYCAPANLRRSDL from the coding sequence GTGCTGTTGAATAGTGTAAAAAAACTGATCAAGTTTTTATCCGTGATGTTGATGTTAATGCCGTTTGCCGCGCTGGACGCGGCCAAACCCTTTGAAATCGAGGAGCTGGAATTCAAAGGGACTCGAGTCATGGACATTATCCGGGTATTGTCCGAAGATGCGCGCAACAACATCATCGCGACCCCGGAGGCGGGGGAGAAGAAAGTCACGATATTTTTGAAAAAAGTGACGCTGGAGCAGGCGATCCGAGCGATCTGCCGTATCAGCGATTTATGGTATCGGCGCGACGAAAGCGGCGCGTTCAGGCTGATGACCAAGGAACAATACAGCAAGGACTTGGTGGTCGGACAGGACGATGCGATACGCGTGTTTCAATTGCGCAACCCCAACGTGATCGCCATCGCCTCGGCGATCGAGGATTTATACGGCGACCGGGTCGAGGTGTCCTATGGCCGTAATGTTACCGGCGCCGGCGGCAATGTCGGTCAAGGCAATAATCGTTTCGGCGGGCGCGGCAACGCCGGCAATAACAGTCGGCGAAATAATTCCAGAAACAGGAATCGGAACGGTTCGGGGCGTAGCGGTTCCGGGACTTTAAGCCGGCAACAGACCTTGCCGGAGGATTTGACCGTGGAACAATTGGCGGCGTTGTCCGCCGGCGGCAGTCAGGTCGAAGCCGGGCAACTGGCGTCGGTGTCCGGCATGAGCAAGTTGATTTATGTGACCGTCAATACCGAACACAATCTATTGATCGTCAAGACCAGCGACCCGACGATTCTGAAATCCATCGCCAGTCTGGTCGAGCAATTAGACCGGCCGCAAACCCAGGTGATGCTGGAAATGAAAATTGTCGACATCAAGGTCGGCGAGGACTTTAACTCCTTGTTCAATTTTGAATTGACCGATACCAAGCTGAGCGGCGACAGCGTCAACCCGATCATACTCGGCGGCGCGGCGGCGTTATCGGGGGGCGGCAGCCTGGTTTACGAGTTCGTCAGTCAGAACATCAAGGCCAATATCGAGTTGCTGGAACAAAACAACCGCGTCAACGTCATTTCCAACCCGATGCTGGTGGCGTCCAATCATCGGCCGGCGACGTTGTTCGTCGGCGAGGAACGGATCATGGTGAGAGGCTATTCGATCGACACCATCGACAACCTGAATACCACGCGCACGATCACGACGCCGGAAACCGAATTGGAGGAAATCGGCACGACCCTGGAAATCACGCCGCATATCAACAACGACGGCAGCATTCATATCCAGTTGAAACAGGAGAATGCGACGCTGAATGAAGGCGCGGCCCTGATTCCGGTTGCGGACGGCAGCGGCGGCGTGATCGATCTGCCGGTGGACACGGTGACGACGGCGCGATTGCAAGGCGAGATCTTCGCCCGGCATGGTTACACCGTCGCGGTGGGCGGCCTGATTCGCGACAGTTTTTCCAGAAGCCGGCGTAAAGTGCCGTATCTGGCCGATATACCGGTGGTCGGTAACGTGTTTCGCAGCACCGAGGACCAGGACAGCAAATCGGAAATGGTGTTGTTGATCACGCCTTATGTTCTGAATCAGGGCGAAGAACAGGCGGCGTTCGACCCGACCGATAAATACCACCATTACGCGCCGGATTTGGCCTTCAAGTCCAAGCCCTTGCCGAAAGACGAGAAAGACGCGCCGCCGCTGTGCGGCGACTATTGCGCGCCGGCCAATTTAAGGCGCTCGGACTTATGA
- a CDS encoding type II secretion system protein — MNGSHQQQLEKSMTNRPREAVAAFKQRERQMNIKQMQSAIKRFRAADVSLIEDQKLRARARKLQAKQGGFTLLELLVVITLLATLSTAALVAYEGIGENAQDTANANNILAAESSIRNYRAVENVYPNQWDNLANLDGTIPGTTGTEPLLADATEAFLGQWVTTPAATLAGGTVLEAVGQALAAVGIDELQTLDPTTTYTNPIPNLSWNESAPGVTAGGASELEFDVDDDGVLQDILWDETTQLGSPVALSIVPSGGEIAGVASTCTADGATISTFYDGTTTATDNKTLNLINDALGDDDCHLVMAFGFGKDVPGTTIDSRVAIGQAPTAGTENVNPATNYARYIALFQVGEDGSDGSTADGDITAAEIFPRARLIGVVDPEGRTLDAAIAGANQGA; from the coding sequence GTGAACGGGTCACATCAGCAACAACTAGAAAAATCGATGACCAACAGGCCGCGCGAGGCGGTTGCGGCATTCAAGCAAAGAGAAAGGCAAATGAACATCAAACAAATGCAATCTGCGATCAAACGCTTCCGCGCGGCCGACGTGTCGCTGATCGAAGACCAAAAACTGCGCGCCAGGGCGCGAAAACTACAAGCCAAGCAAGGCGGTTTCACGCTGCTGGAACTGTTGGTCGTGATCACGCTGCTGGCGACCTTGTCGACCGCGGCGCTGGTGGCCTATGAAGGTATCGGCGAAAACGCCCAGGATACCGCCAATGCCAACAATATCCTGGCGGCGGAAAGTTCTATCCGCAACTACCGCGCGGTGGAAAACGTCTATCCGAACCAGTGGGATAATTTGGCGAATTTGGACGGCACGATACCAGGAACGACCGGAACCGAACCGTTACTGGCCGATGCGACCGAAGCGTTCTTGGGGCAATGGGTGACTACGCCTGCGGCTACTCTGGCAGGTGGCACGGTATTGGAAGCCGTCGGTCAGGCATTGGCGGCGGTCGGGATTGACGAGTTGCAAACGCTGGATCCCACGACAACTTACACTAATCCCATTCCAAACCTGTCCTGGAACGAAAGCGCGCCTGGCGTAACTGCGGGCGGGGCGTCTGAGTTGGAGTTTGATGTAGATGATGATGGTGTTTTACAAGATATACTGTGGGATGAAACGACACAATTGGGCAGCCCAGTCGCCTTGTCGATCGTTCCATCGGGCGGCGAAATTGCAGGTGTCGCTTCAACCTGTACCGCCGATGGCGCCACTATCAGTACCTTTTATGACGGCACCACGACGGCGACTGATAACAAAACGCTTAATCTGATCAACGATGCATTGGGTGATGATGACTGTCATCTGGTTATGGCATTCGGCTTCGGTAAGGACGTGCCGGGCACCACCATCGACAGCCGCGTGGCGATCGGCCAGGCGCCGACCGCCGGCACCGAAAACGTCAATCCAGCGACCAACTATGCGCGCTATATCGCCTTGTTCCAGGTCGGCGAAGATGGTTCAGACGGTTCAACAGCTGATGGTGATATTACAGCTGCAGAAATTTTTCCAAGAGCCCGCCTGATCGGCGTGGTCGATCCGGAAGGCCGTACGCTGGACGCGGCGATCGCCGGCGCTAACCAAGGCGCTTAA
- a CDS encoding type II secretion system protein, with product MRGLLFVHFPFFTVGALTELRLKRQTEHFSHHPSVACKQSGFTLLELLVVITLLGLVAGAVVLGYEGVQDQGREDVTRFEMAEIRKALLQFRRDSGSNDFPGQGIYDCSDSVNGGSDTDANTAMTFPAEAGSTDAEKIAWCESPTNFWMLFTDPIGDGWDKDRKRGWNGPYIQRKNSLLANGAWGILDPYQEPYEIQGLDDDETARLVSRGAGSGDKTLFLLR from the coding sequence ATGAGAGGTTTATTGTTTGTGCATTTCCCTTTTTTCACCGTTGGCGCGTTGACCGAATTGCGTTTAAAACGCCAAACCGAGCATTTTTCCCATCACCCGTCCGTGGCATGTAAACAAAGCGGTTTCACGCTGCTCGAACTGCTGGTCGTCATCACCCTGCTGGGCCTCGTCGCCGGCGCCGTGGTGTTGGGCTACGAAGGCGTGCAGGACCAGGGCCGCGAGGATGTCACCCGGTTCGAAATGGCCGAGATCAGAAAGGCCTTGTTGCAATTTCGCCGAGACAGCGGTTCCAACGATTTTCCGGGCCAGGGGATTTATGATTGCAGCGACAGTGTCAATGGCGGCAGTGATACCGATGCCAATACGGCGATGACTTTTCCTGCTGAAGCAGGAAGCACCGATGCCGAAAAAATCGCCTGGTGCGAATCTCCTACAAATTTCTGGATGCTGTTTACCGATCCAATAGGCGATGGCTGGGATAAAGACCGGAAACGCGGCTGGAACGGGCCTTATATTCAACGAAAAAACAGCCTGCTGGCGAATGGGGCGTGGGGCATTCTCGATCCTTATCAAGAACCGTATGAAATACAAGGACTGGACGATGACGAGACTGCACGCCTTGTGAGTCGAGGCGCCGGTTCAGGCGATAAAACATTATTTTTGCTGCGATGA
- a CDS encoding type II secretion system protein encodes MNQSLFTLTAPAVGCAPRTKVVVLVRGQRCAERTLPFCAGFTLLEMVLVLFLVGLMASAAMMLTEGVEDQAKYDETKRRMEMIRKAIVGDPTRTVNGGPEISGFVADMGRLPGCLAELLELGDEKTPVTDPRTFESPCDSSVTITEWNTDTTTGIGFGWRGPYIHVLPERNGELRFRDGYGNSDTNDALNSGWDYTVTGSEISLTSSGFDVLDPADDVNADKLVVGSDWQVTDINVTFKNESAGDLPVANEDLVLRVYLNDSTSYVDGGDGTNNYLRLTGGSVAANGTDSRTFIFSTTSAVPLGSRAYAIVCHDAAEPDADNFVLFDGNCDSDNGVPGNNDIRKFIAAPRLSINLEWIVS; translated from the coding sequence ATGAATCAATCCCTTTTCACGTTAACCGCACCGGCCGTAGGGTGCGCTCCGCGCACCAAGGTGGTCGTCTTGGTGCGCGGGCAAAGGTGCGCGGAGCGCACTCTACCGTTTTGCGCCGGCTTCACGTTGCTGGAAATGGTGCTGGTGCTGTTTTTGGTCGGGCTGATGGCGTCGGCGGCTATGATGTTGACCGAGGGCGTCGAAGACCAGGCCAAATACGACGAAACCAAGCGCCGCATGGAAATGATTCGCAAGGCCATCGTCGGCGACCCGACCCGCACCGTCAACGGCGGGCCGGAAATCAGCGGCTTTGTCGCCGATATGGGGCGGTTGCCTGGGTGTTTGGCGGAACTATTGGAGTTGGGGGATGAAAAAACGCCGGTTACCGATCCGAGAACATTTGAGTCGCCATGCGATTCATCGGTCACTATCACGGAATGGAATACGGACACGACGACGGGGATCGGTTTTGGCTGGCGCGGGCCTTATATTCATGTTTTGCCGGAACGAAACGGAGAACTGCGTTTCCGCGATGGTTATGGCAATTCGGATACCAACGATGCGCTGAATTCGGGGTGGGATTATACGGTGACGGGTAGCGAAATCAGTTTGACCAGTTCAGGGTTTGACGTACTCGATCCAGCCGACGATGTGAACGCGGATAAATTAGTGGTCGGATCGGACTGGCAAGTCACGGATATTAATGTCACGTTCAAAAATGAAAGCGCTGGCGACTTGCCCGTCGCCAATGAAGACCTGGTGTTGAGAGTTTATTTGAACGACTCAACAAGCTACGTCGATGGCGGCGATGGGACAAACAACTATTTAAGGCTTACCGGCGGCTCGGTTGCCGCCAATGGCACGGACAGCCGGACTTTCATTTTCAGCACGACCTCCGCCGTACCTTTGGGTAGCCGTGCCTATGCGATCGTTTGTCATGACGCCGCAGAGCCGGATGCGGACAATTTTGTCCTGTTTGACGGTAATTGCGATTCTGATAATGGAGTGCCCGGCAATAACGATATTCGCAAGTTCATTGCGGCTCCACGGCTAAGCATTAATCTTGAATGGATCGTATCTTGA